One Oncorhynchus kisutch isolate 150728-3 linkage group LG13, Okis_V2, whole genome shotgun sequence DNA window includes the following coding sequences:
- the LOC109901852 gene encoding mitochondrial folate transporter/carrier isoform X2, which produces MTEFEKEAEVPAWNSGLDDRFLRRSSFFRVPSCHERTEVGSLRFPGWLLFEHCIVRKLETREKRGQIMKSVIFCYNAIKAYTKEGRQSELSATEHLLSAAQAGVLTLTLTNPIWVTKTRLVLQYNADPTRKQYKGMMDALVKIYRHEGIPGLYRGYVPGLFGTSHGALQFMAYEELKRDYNKYKKMPSEAKLNPLEYITMAALSKIFAVATTYPYQVVRARLQDQHNKYNGVLDVVRRTWRNEGAVGFYKGMVPNLIRVTPACCITFVVYENVSRFLMGQK; this is translated from the exons ATGACCGAGTTCGAGAAGGAGGCCGAAGTTCCCGCTTGGAATTCCGGGTTGGATGACCGTTTTCTCAGGCGGAGTTcgtttttccgagttcccagttgtcatgaacgcactgaagtcggaagtctgagatttccgggTTGGCTGTTGTTTGAACACTGCATCGTAAGAAAACTGGAAACGCGGGaaaaacgaggtcaaatcatgaagtCAGTGATATTCTG TTACAATGCCATCAAGGCATACACTAAGGAAGGGCGTCAGTCTGAACTGAGTGCCACAGAACACCTGCTGTCAGCCGCCCAAGCAG gTGTATTGACTCTCACCCTAACCAACCCTATCTGGGTGACTAAGACTCGCCTGGTGCTGCAGTATAACGCTGATCCCACCAGGAAACAGTATAAAGGGATGATGGATGCACTGGTGAAGATCTACCGGCATGAGGGGATACCTGGACTGTACAGG GGGTATGTTCCTGGTTTATTTGGCACGTCACACGGGGCATTGCAGTTCATGGCCTATGAGGAGTTGAAGAGAGACTACAACAAATACAAGAAAATGCCTTCAGAAGCTAAACTG AATCCATTGGAATATATCACAATGGCAGCTCTATCCAAAATATTTGCTGTGGCTACCACATACCCTTACCAGGTGGTGCGGGCTCGCCTGCAGGACCAGCATAATAAATACAATGGAGTCCTGGATGTGGTCAGGAGGACATGGAG GAATGAGGGAGCTGTAGGGTTCTATAAAGGCATGGTGCCCAACCTGATCCGTGTCACCCCAGCCTGCTGTATCACCTTCGTGGTCTATGAGAACGTGTCTCGCTTCCTGATGGGCCAGAAGTGA
- the LOC109901852 gene encoding mitochondrial folate transporter/carrier isoform X1, with amino-acid sequence MSPATGLPASSGSPGSSTPFSITGHIQQVYSHVKIENLVAGLSGGVVSTLVLHPLDLVKIRFAVSDGLDLRPKYNSIIHCLRNVWQQEGVRGLYQGVTPNIWGAGASWGLYFFFYNAIKAYTKEGRQSELSATEHLLSAAQAGVLTLTLTNPIWVTKTRLVLQYNADPTRKQYKGMMDALVKIYRHEGIPGLYRGYVPGLFGTSHGALQFMAYEELKRDYNKYKKMPSEAKLNPLEYITMAALSKIFAVATTYPYQVVRARLQDQHNKYNGVLDVVRRTWRNEGAVGFYKGMVPNLIRVTPACCITFVVYENVSRFLMGQK; translated from the exons ATGAGTCCTGCTACAGGACTTCCTGCTTCTTCGGGATCCCCTGGAAGTAGCACACCTTTCTCCATAACAGGACATATCCAGCAAGTCTATAGCCATGTCAAAATAGAGAATTTGGTTGCAGGACTCAGTGGAGGAGTCGTGTCAACACTGGTGCTTCACCCTCTTGACCTAGTCAAAATCAGGTTTGCAG TGAGTGATGGACTGGACCTGAGACCTAAATATAATAGCATTATTCATTGTTTGAGAAATGTGTGGCAGCAGGAGGGGGTCCGAGGACTCTACCAAGGAGTCACCCCCAACATCTGGGGTGCTGGGGCATCATGGGGCCTCTACTTCTTCTT TTACAATGCCATCAAGGCATACACTAAGGAAGGGCGTCAGTCTGAACTGAGTGCCACAGAACACCTGCTGTCAGCCGCCCAAGCAG gTGTATTGACTCTCACCCTAACCAACCCTATCTGGGTGACTAAGACTCGCCTGGTGCTGCAGTATAACGCTGATCCCACCAGGAAACAGTATAAAGGGATGATGGATGCACTGGTGAAGATCTACCGGCATGAGGGGATACCTGGACTGTACAGG GGGTATGTTCCTGGTTTATTTGGCACGTCACACGGGGCATTGCAGTTCATGGCCTATGAGGAGTTGAAGAGAGACTACAACAAATACAAGAAAATGCCTTCAGAAGCTAAACTG AATCCATTGGAATATATCACAATGGCAGCTCTATCCAAAATATTTGCTGTGGCTACCACATACCCTTACCAGGTGGTGCGGGCTCGCCTGCAGGACCAGCATAATAAATACAATGGAGTCCTGGATGTGGTCAGGAGGACATGGAG GAATGAGGGAGCTGTAGGGTTCTATAAAGGCATGGTGCCCAACCTGATCCGTGTCACCCCAGCCTGCTGTATCACCTTCGTGGTCTATGAGAACGTGTCTCGCTTCCTGATGGGCCAGAAGTGA
- the LOC109901853 gene encoding collagen triple helix repeat-containing protein 1 isoform X2: MVSALTRLLLITCVIIPFHGAEKLRKALDRKDVEYEKYNSCPQGPAGTPGREGNPGTNGIPGTPGIPGRDGIKGEKGECVSEVFEEPWKPNYKQCAWNSLNYGIDLGKIADCTFTKLRSDSALRVLFSGSLRLKCKTACCQRWYFTFNGAECTGPLPIEFIIYLDQGSPELNSTINIHRTSSVEGLCEGIRAGLVDVAIWVGTCADYPRGDASTGWNSVSRVFIEELPK; encoded by the exons ATGGTATCAGCTCTAACTCGTCTGCTGCTCATCACCTGCGTGATTATACCTTTCCATGGAGCAGAGAAATTGAGAAAGGCACTTGACAGGAAGGATGTTGAATACGAAAAG TACAACAGCTGCCCCCAGGGTCCGGCTGGCACCCCTGGCAGGGAGGGTAACCCTGGCACCAATGGCATCCCTGGGACCCCTGGCATCCCGGGGCGCGATGGAAtaaagggggagaaaggagagtgtgtgagtgaggtgtTTGAGGAGCCCTGGAAACCCAACTACAAGCAGTGTGCCTGGAACTCACTCAACTATGGGATCGACTTGGGCAAGATAGCT GACTGTACATTCACCAAGCTGCGTTCAGACAGTGCCCTGCGTGTGCTCTTCAGCGGCTCCCTGAGGCTGAAGTGTAAGACAGCCTGCTGCCAGCGTTGGTACTTCACCTTCAACGGAGCTGAGTGTACAGGACCTCTGCCCATCGAGTTCATCATCTACCTCGACCAAGGCAGCCCTGAGCTCAACTCCACCATCAACATACACAGAACCTCATCTG TTGAAGGGTTGTGTGAGGGGATCCGGGCAGGCCTGGTGGACGTGGCTATCTGGGTGGGGACCTGTGCTGACTACCCCAGAGGAGACGCATCTACAGGGTGGAACTCTGTATCCAGGGTCTTCATAGAGGAGCTGCCCAAATGA
- the LOC109901853 gene encoding collagen triple helix repeat-containing protein 1 isoform X1 — MVSALTRLLLITCVIIPFHGAEKLRKALDRKDVEYEKCTGNDADKPNCTRIAAESDSRTSYLNNMYNSCPQGPAGTPGREGNPGTNGIPGTPGIPGRDGIKGEKGECVSEVFEEPWKPNYKQCAWNSLNYGIDLGKIADCTFTKLRSDSALRVLFSGSLRLKCKTACCQRWYFTFNGAECTGPLPIEFIIYLDQGSPELNSTINIHRTSSVEGLCEGIRAGLVDVAIWVGTCADYPRGDASTGWNSVSRVFIEELPK; from the exons ATGGTATCAGCTCTAACTCGTCTGCTGCTCATCACCTGCGTGATTATACCTTTCCATGGAGCAGAGAAATTGAGAAAGGCACTTGACAGGAAGGATGTTGAATACGAAAAG TGTACTGGAAACGATGCAGACAAACCAAACTGCACCAGAATCGCTGCTGAATCCGATTCAAGAACCTCTTATTTGAACAACATG TACAACAGCTGCCCCCAGGGTCCGGCTGGCACCCCTGGCAGGGAGGGTAACCCTGGCACCAATGGCATCCCTGGGACCCCTGGCATCCCGGGGCGCGATGGAAtaaagggggagaaaggagagtgtgtgagtgaggtgtTTGAGGAGCCCTGGAAACCCAACTACAAGCAGTGTGCCTGGAACTCACTCAACTATGGGATCGACTTGGGCAAGATAGCT GACTGTACATTCACCAAGCTGCGTTCAGACAGTGCCCTGCGTGTGCTCTTCAGCGGCTCCCTGAGGCTGAAGTGTAAGACAGCCTGCTGCCAGCGTTGGTACTTCACCTTCAACGGAGCTGAGTGTACAGGACCTCTGCCCATCGAGTTCATCATCTACCTCGACCAAGGCAGCCCTGAGCTCAACTCCACCATCAACATACACAGAACCTCATCTG TTGAAGGGTTGTGTGAGGGGATCCGGGCAGGCCTGGTGGACGTGGCTATCTGGGTGGGGACCTGTGCTGACTACCCCAGAGGAGACGCATCTACAGGGTGGAACTCTGTATCCAGGGTCTTCATAGAGGAGCTGCCCAAATGA